From Plasmodium falciparum 3D7 genome assembly, chromosome: 9, one genomic window encodes:
- a CDS encoding serine/threonine protein kinase, FIKK family has protein sequence MELICVFFMIIRVIQINNDYNSFTHFNNSRYLSEYSSDIETLNNSTFHNTCIKDNIKSDKYLVNINDEKNKLNKEINNIKNYENNLYCNHNCEKFNHDTYVNKLFIKDEIYYNEPYFKENIIENVNYVLEDLEEFSPNNNPIYNWKLGIRCLNKYLDLSKRFEIKGVNYDEWNLTYLPLNSFCNKKERIHKIFETRISYNNVNKKSELKLFIKKIPIDIWLKQFEMMQMYNGEFIENGENFVMEAIVLSFLNEYYPNICPKFYRLLYEPHYYFNLKSISCFENINDINIFNNLLREHLKMNMIGYVVMISEFFGEDLENYIYNIRNKKTYKFKKNDKKKIMLECLKLINKLHQVGICHLDFSIDNILISKNGDMRLCDFSKSTPKYSYYLRHTKKMKNLCLFESCIPSVGKTRYIPPECWDLVKIYIKENVDYPFEYLKNMYDDEERKQYYFDVSCVDKYMLGILFIAIWNNGYLWYKSDPLQDKDYLKYSKSNMNFNKFWTTFFWPKELKIILRQLLDLECRKNLNLNDLISHPWFSKK, from the exons ATGGAATTAATATGCGTCTTTTTTAtg ATTATTAGAGTAATACAAATTAATAATGACTATAATTCTTTTACACATTTTAATAACTCGCGATATTTAAGTGAATATAGTTCTGATATTGAAACATTGAATAACTCAACATTTCATAATACCTGcataaaagataatattaaaagtgATAAATATTTGGTAAACATTAAtgatgaaaagaataaattaaataaagaaataaataatattaaaaattatgaaaacaATTTATATTGTAATCATAATTGTGAGAAATTTAATCATGAtacatatgtaaataaattatttataaaagatgaaatatattataatgagccttattttaaagaaaatattattgaaAATGTAAATTATGTTTTAGAAGATTTAGAAGAATTTTCACCAAATAATAATCCTATTTATAACTGGAAATTAGGTATACGCTGTTTGAATAAATATTTGGATCTTTCAAAACGATTTGAAATAAAAGGGGTAAATTATGATGAATGGAATTTAACATATCTTCCATTAAATtctttttgtaataaaaaagagagaattcataaaatatttgaaacaagaatatcatataataatgttaataaaaaaagtgaattaaaattatttataaaaaaaattccgATAGATATATGGTTGAAACAATTTGAAATGATGCAAATGTATAATGGTGAATTTATAGAAAATGGTGAAAATTTTGTTATGGAAGCAATtgtattatcttttttaaatgaatattatcCTAATATATGCCCCAAATTTTAtagattattatatgaaccacattattattttaatcttAAAAGCATTTCTTgttttgaaaatattaatgatattaatatatttaataatttactAAGAGAACATTTAAAGATGAATATGATTGGATACGTTGTTATGATATCCGAATTTTTTGGTGAAGATTTAgaaaattacatatataatatacgtAATAAGAAAACATAtaagtttaaaaaaaatgacaaaaagaaaattatgcTTGAATGTCTAAAATTAATTAACAAGTTACATCAAGTAGGAATTTGTCATTTGGATTTCTCaatagataatatattaatatcaaAAAATGGAGATATGCGTTTGTGTGACTTTTCTAAAAGTACACCAAAATATAGCTATTATTTAAGGCATaccaaaaaaatgaaaaatttatGTCTCTTTGAATCGTGTATACCTAGTGTTGGGAAAACAAGATATATTCCCCCTGAATGTTGGGATTTGGTAAAGATTTATATAAAGGAGAATGTGGATTATCCTTTTGAatacttaaaaaatatgtatgatgatgaagaaagaaaacaatattattttgatgtTAGTTGTgtagataaatatatgctTGGTATTCTTTTTATAGCTATTTGGAATAATGGTTATTTGTGGTATAAATCAGATCCTTTACAGGATAaggattatttaaaatactCAAAGTCTAATATGAACTTTAATAAATTCTGGACTACATTTTTTTGGCCTAAAGAATTGAAGATAATACTAAGG caATTATTGGATCTAGAATGTCGAAAGAATCTCAATTTAAATGATTTAATTTCTCATCCATGGTTCTCAAAAaaatag